The proteins below are encoded in one region of Enterobacteriaceae endosymbiont of Plateumaris consimilis:
- the odhB gene encoding 2-oxoglutarate dehydrogenase complex dihydrolipoyllysine-residue succinyltransferase yields the protein MNIINIIVPELPESVNNAIIVQWHKKPGDKIYLDDILVELETDKVVLEIPATANGILNSILVDTGNIVESQQIIGTINLKKDLDKNIILNTTNNENKKFKKQLNNFKQNNFTDKKINDFSPSIRKKIKTNNITIEQINNFNNLNINKIKNFHKKEKNNLLINNYKRVKMTPIRKHIAKRLMESKNNSVMLTTFNEVNMQEIINIKHKYSELFKKKYEIKLGLTSFHVKAVSQALKYFPKLNAFIDGEDIIYNDIYNINIALSTERGLLAPVIKNTNNLSLVEIEKKIKKLVIKGNTNKLSVDDLSSGNFTITNGGIFGSLMSTPIINPPQSAILGIHAINNRPFVLNNKISIVPIMYLALSYDHRLIDGKDSIKFLFLIKQLLEDPLRLLLNI from the coding sequence ATGAATATTATTAATATTATTGTTCCAGAATTACCAGAATCAGTTAATAATGCTATTATAGTTCAGTGGCATAAAAAACCCGGAGACAAAATATATCTTGATGATATTCTTGTAGAGTTAGAAACTGATAAGGTAGTATTAGAAATACCTGCTACTGCAAATGGTATTTTAAACAGTATTTTAGTGGATACTGGTAATATAGTAGAATCTCAACAAATTATAGGAACAATAAATTTAAAAAAAGATTTAGATAAAAATATTATATTAAATACAACAAATAATGAAAATAAAAAATTTAAAAAACAATTAAATAATTTTAAACAAAATAATTTTACAGATAAAAAAATTAATGATTTTAGTCCATCTATTCGTAAAAAAATTAAAACAAATAATATTACTATAGAACAAATAAATAATTTTAATAATTTAAATATAAATAAAATAAAAAATTTTCATAAAAAAGAAAAAAATAACTTATTAATTAATAATTATAAACGTGTTAAAATGACACCAATTAGAAAACATATTGCTAAAAGATTAATGGAATCAAAAAATAATTCTGTTATGTTAACTACTTTTAATGAAGTTAATATGCAAGAAATTATTAATATAAAACATAAATATAGTGAACTTTTTAAAAAAAAATATGAAATTAAACTAGGTTTGACCTCTTTTCATGTAAAAGCTGTTTCTCAAGCACTTAAATATTTTCCTAAACTTAATGCTTTTATAGATGGAGAAGATATCATTTATAATGATATATATAATATTAATATTGCATTATCTACAGAAAGAGGTTTATTAGCTCCTGTTATAAAAAACACCAACAATTTATCTTTAGTTGAAATTGAAAAAAAAATAAAAAAATTAGTTATTAAAGGAAACACAAATAAATTATCTGTTGATGATTTATCTAGTGGTAATTTTACAATTACTAATGGAGGAATTTTTGGTTCTCTTATGTCTACACCTATTATAAATCCTCCTCAAAGTGCTATATTAGGAATACATGCGATTAATAATCGACCATTTGTATTAAATAATAAAATCAGTATTGTACCAATAATGTATTTAGCATTATCATACGATCATCGTTTAATAGATGGAAAAGATTCAATAAAATTTTTGTTTTTAATAAAACAATTATTAGAAGATCCATTACGTTTATTATTAAATATTTAA
- a CDS encoding cytochrome ubiquinol oxidase subunit I has product MLNVIELSRLQFALTAMYHFIFVPLTLGMSFLLAIMETLYVLSGNIIYKDMTQFWGKLFGINFALGVATGLTMEFQFGTNWSYYSHYVGDIFGAPLAIEGLMAFFLESTFVGLFFLGWHHLNKIQHMVVTWLVAIGSNFSALWILIANAWMQNPIASHFNYKNMRMEMDNFWNLIFNPVAQVKFVHTVSAGYTTGAIFIIGISAYYLLKKRDIIFAKKSIIIASSFGLASIFSVIVLGDESGYQMGEVQKTKLAAIEAEWETQKPPASFTIIGFPNQKHQLNKYSIEIPYVLGLIATRSMNTPILGIKDLIKNHELKIHNGLKALIILEKIQNGTANDSNINYFNQIKRDLGYGFLVKQYTNDINHINISQIKKIATNTIPLVAPLFFAFRIMVASSIILLITIILVFINILNNKLVNKKYLLKFCLYIIPLPWIASESGWFVSEYGRQPWAIGEILPTFMAGSSIKMIDVLFSIIIILIFYTILLLIELYLMFKISRIGPSNLNTGRYYFEKKFFSNQL; this is encoded by the coding sequence ATGTTAAATGTTATTGAATTATCAAGATTACAATTTGCATTAACAGCAATGTATCATTTTATATTTGTTCCTTTAACATTAGGTATGTCTTTTTTATTAGCTATTATGGAAACATTATATGTTTTATCTGGAAATATAATATATAAAGACATGACACAATTTTGGGGAAAATTATTTGGTATAAATTTTGCTTTAGGAGTAGCTACTGGATTAACAATGGAATTCCAATTCGGAACAAATTGGTCGTATTATTCTCATTATGTAGGAGATATTTTTGGAGCTCCATTAGCAATTGAAGGATTAATGGCTTTTTTTTTAGAATCAACTTTTGTTGGTTTATTTTTTTTAGGATGGCATCATTTAAACAAAATTCAACATATGGTTGTCACTTGGTTAGTAGCAATTGGTTCTAATTTTTCTGCTTTATGGATTCTTATAGCTAATGCATGGATGCAAAATCCAATAGCTTCTCATTTTAATTATAAAAATATGAGAATGGAAATGGATAATTTTTGGAATTTAATTTTTAATCCTGTAGCTCAAGTAAAATTTGTACATACTGTTTCAGCTGGATATACAACTGGAGCAATATTTATAATAGGTATTAGTGCTTATTATCTTTTAAAAAAAAGAGATATTATATTTGCAAAAAAATCAATAATTATTGCTTCTAGTTTTGGTTTAGCTTCTATTTTTTCTGTTATAGTTCTTGGTGATGAATCAGGATATCAAATGGGAGAAGTACAAAAAACCAAACTTGCAGCTATTGAAGCAGAATGGGAAACACAAAAACCACCAGCATCATTTACAATTATAGGTTTTCCTAATCAGAAACATCAATTGAATAAATATTCTATAGAAATTCCTTATGTATTAGGTTTAATAGCTACTAGATCTATGAATACTCCTATTTTGGGGATTAAAGATTTAATTAAAAATCATGAATTAAAAATTCATAATGGTTTAAAAGCATTAATTATTCTCGAAAAAATACAAAATGGTACAGCTAATGATAGTAATATAAATTATTTTAATCAAATTAAAAGAGATTTAGGATATGGTTTTTTAGTTAAACAATATACTAATGATATAAATCATATAAATATAAGTCAAATTAAAAAAATAGCTACAAATACTATTCCATTAGTAGCACCTCTGTTTTTTGCTTTTAGAATTATGGTTGCTTCTAGCATTATTTTGTTAATCACTATTATTTTAGTATTTATTAATATATTAAATAATAAATTAGTAAATAAAAAATATTTATTAAAATTTTGTTTATATATAATTCCATTACCTTGGATTGCATCTGAGTCAGGATGGTTTGTTTCAGAATATGGTAGACAACCGTGGGCAATAGGTGAAATATTACCTACATTTATGGCTGGGTCATCAATTAAAATGATAGATGTTTTATTTTCTATAATTATAATTCTTATTTTTTATACAATATTATTATTAATTGAGTTATATTTAATGTTTAAAATTTCTCGTATTGGACCT
- a CDS encoding 2-oxoglutarate dehydrogenase E1 component, with protein sequence MNNYDMSSKINFLDINIFYIEKLYQKFLIDPYSIDESWKNFFQIFINNTNSNFTDYFNKKNINNNYIQNLYLIEKINQLINNFRILGHYYSNIDPLKIKKKKLSHIFNLENCGFSKKNLNKKFKINPFLEKISITNIYHFFKNIYCNSIGIEYMHIYENEKIWIQNKIEIIKKNFSNNEKKVFLEELMSSLIFEKFISKKFPGGKRFSLEGCDVLIPILKEVIRYSSNNKYNITEIILSMAHRGRLNVLINIMGKKAEDIINEFNNIITNKYHSDDVKYHLGYNCNININNKIIKLKLAFNPSHLEIINSVIMGITRAKNDLSKEKKQNKKILPINIHGDSSIVGQGVIQEILNMSNTRGYNINGTIHIIINNQIGFTTSNIKDSRSSYYCSDIAKMIQSPIFHVNADNIEDVIFVLRVAIDFRNKFNRDVFIDLVSYRRYGHNESDDPYITQPIMYNIIKNHPTIQELYSSKLIRDKIINKQYYLDLEKKYYNLLNNGDYLTKTFLIKKHNHKLISQKITNEDYLKNLIIKISTIPKNFNAHPRVVKIFSERMNIVNIKKIDWGTAENLAYAHILNHGISCRLTGQDVKRGTFSHRHAVIYDQLNGSAYCPLKNIKLNQGIFYIYNSVLSEEAVLGFEYGYSMNYSNILTIWESQFGDFANGAQIIIDQFISSGEKKWNYKSNLILMLPHGYDGQGPEHSSARIERYLQLSAENNIKICIPTNSSQIYHLLCKQAFNINKKPLIIISPKSLLRYNLAKSTLNDLINKKFFSVIDENNIDIDILNIQRIIFCSGKIYYDLLNYKNNIKNNNIFIIRIEQLYPLPLNNLSKIFKKYKTINSFIWCQEEPKNQGAWNYIQYNFQKNFFCKIKYIGRTESSSPATGYLSIHKQEQQQILYSAFNTNKIL encoded by the coding sequence ATGAATAATTATGATATGAGTTCTAAAATAAATTTTTTAGATATAAATATTTTTTATATAGAAAAATTATATCAAAAATTTTTAATAGATCCTTATTCTATAGATGAATCATGGAAAAATTTTTTTCAAATATTTATAAATAACACAAATAGTAATTTTACAGATTATTTTAATAAAAAAAACATTAATAATAATTATATTCAAAATTTGTATTTAATAGAAAAAATAAATCAATTAATTAATAATTTCAGAATTTTAGGTCATTATTATTCTAATATAGATCCTTTAAAAATAAAGAAAAAAAAATTAAGTCATATTTTTAATTTAGAAAACTGTGGTTTTTCTAAAAAAAATTTAAATAAAAAATTTAAAATAAATCCTTTTCTAGAAAAAATTTCAATAACCAATATTTATCATTTTTTTAAAAATATATATTGTAATTCTATTGGAATAGAATATATGCATATATATGAAAATGAAAAAATTTGGATTCAAAATAAAATTGAAATAATAAAAAAAAATTTTTCTAATAATGAAAAAAAAGTATTTTTAGAAGAACTAATGTCTTCATTAATATTTGAAAAATTTATAAGTAAAAAATTTCCAGGAGGAAAAAGATTTTCTCTAGAAGGATGTGATGTTTTAATTCCAATACTGAAAGAAGTAATACGTTATTCTAGTAATAATAAATATAATATAACAGAAATAATATTAAGTATGGCTCATAGAGGTAGACTAAATGTTTTAATAAATATTATGGGTAAAAAAGCCGAAGATATTATAAATGAATTTAATAATATTATTACAAATAAATATCATTCAGATGATGTAAAATATCATTTGGGATACAATTGTAATATAAATATAAATAATAAAATTATTAAATTAAAATTAGCTTTTAATCCATCACATTTAGAAATCATTAATTCTGTTATTATGGGTATAACTAGAGCAAAAAATGATTTATCAAAAGAAAAAAAACAAAATAAAAAAATATTACCTATCAATATACATGGTGATTCTTCTATTGTAGGACAAGGAGTTATACAAGAAATTTTAAATATGTCTAATACAAGAGGATATAATATTAATGGAACTATTCATATTATTATTAATAATCAAATAGGATTTACAACTTCAAATATTAAAGATTCTAGATCTAGTTATTATTGTAGTGATATAGCAAAAATGATTCAGTCTCCTATTTTTCATGTAAATGCTGATAATATAGAAGATGTAATTTTTGTATTACGTGTAGCTATTGATTTTAGAAATAAATTCAATCGAGATGTTTTTATAGATTTAGTTTCTTATAGAAGATATGGACATAATGAATCTGATGATCCTTATATTACACAACCAATTATGTATAATATAATAAAAAACCATCCAACAATTCAAGAATTATATTCTTCTAAATTAATTAGAGATAAAATAATAAATAAACAATATTATTTAGATTTAGAAAAAAAATATTATAATTTACTTAATAATGGTGATTATCTAACAAAAACTTTTTTAATTAAAAAACATAATCATAAATTAATTAGTCAAAAGATTACTAATGAAGATTATCTAAAAAATTTAATTATTAAAATTAGTACTATTCCTAAAAATTTTAATGCTCATCCTAGAGTAGTAAAAATTTTTTCTGAGAGAATGAATATAGTAAATATAAAAAAAATTGATTGGGGAACAGCAGAAAATTTAGCCTATGCTCATATTTTAAATCATGGTATTTCATGTCGTTTAACTGGACAAGATGTAAAAAGAGGTACTTTTTCACATAGACATGCTGTTATATATGATCAATTGAATGGGAGTGCTTATTGTCCTTTAAAAAATATTAAATTAAATCAAGGAATATTTTATATTTACAATTCTGTTTTATCAGAAGAAGCTGTTTTAGGATTTGAATATGGTTATTCTATGAATTACTCAAATATATTAACAATTTGGGAAAGTCAATTTGGAGATTTTGCTAATGGAGCTCAAATTATTATAGATCAATTCATAAGTTCAGGAGAAAAAAAATGGAATTATAAATCTAATTTAATTCTTATGTTACCTCATGGTTATGATGGTCAAGGTCCTGAACATTCTTCTGCTAGAATAGAAAGATATTTACAATTAAGTGCAGAAAATAATATAAAAATTTGTATACCAACTAATTCATCACAAATATATCATTTATTATGTAAACAAGCATTCAATATAAATAAAAAACCACTTATTATTATTTCTCCAAAATCTCTTTTAAGATATAATTTGGCTAAATCTACTCTAAATGATTTAATAAATAAAAAATTTTTTTCTGTTATAGATGAAAACAACATTGATATTGATATCTTAAATATTCAACGTATTATTTTTTGTTCAGGAAAAATATATTATGATTTATTAAACTATAAAAATAATATAAAAAACAATAATATATTCATTATTAGAATTGAACAATTATATCCATTACCATTAAATAATTTAAGTAAAATTTTTAAAAAATATAAAACAATCAATAGTTTTATTTGGTGTCAAGAAGAACCTAAAAATCAAGGAGCTTGGAACTATATTCAGTATAATTTTCAAAAAAATTTTTTTTGTAAAATTAAATATATAGGTAGAACTGAATCTTCTTCGCCAGCTACAGGTTACTTATCTATTCATAAACAAGAACAACAACAAATATTATACTCAGCATTTAATACTAATAAAATTTTATGA